The proteins below come from a single Demetria terragena DSM 11295 genomic window:
- a CDS encoding ribonucleotide-diphosphate reductase subunit beta, protein MTAVSATHNTQILGTGISEGLLLKPIRYDWAYELYNQAVANTWFPHEVQLGEDLADFERMTDEERHAVTFLMSYFNPNELLVNKALAFGVYPYINAPEAHLYLAKQMWEEANHCVAFEYVLETFPINRAEAYDAHVTVPSMAAKEEFEVRFIQRMSEQTLDINTTEGKQDFVRNLVAYNVILEGIWFYSGFMVALSFRQRNLLRNFGSLIDWIVRDESLHLKFGMNLILTVLEENPDLQTEEFAAEIRQMILDGVVMEERYNHDLLPNGILGLNADYINTYVKYLADRRLEELGFEPEFNVSNPAKWMATANDTLQLVNFFEAINTSYEVDAKAGS, encoded by the coding sequence GTGACCGCCGTATCTGCCACGCACAACACCCAGATTCTGGGAACCGGGATTAGCGAAGGCTTGCTGCTCAAGCCGATTCGGTACGACTGGGCCTACGAGCTCTACAACCAGGCGGTCGCCAACACATGGTTCCCGCACGAGGTTCAGTTGGGTGAGGACCTGGCCGACTTCGAGCGTATGACCGACGAGGAGCGCCATGCCGTCACCTTCCTGATGAGCTACTTCAACCCCAATGAGTTGCTCGTCAACAAGGCGCTTGCGTTCGGGGTCTACCCCTACATCAACGCACCCGAGGCACACCTGTACCTCGCGAAGCAGATGTGGGAGGAAGCCAACCACTGCGTCGCGTTCGAATATGTCCTGGAGACCTTCCCGATCAACCGCGCCGAGGCGTATGACGCGCACGTCACCGTGCCGTCGATGGCGGCCAAGGAAGAGTTCGAGGTCCGCTTCATCCAGCGGATGTCGGAGCAGACCCTCGACATCAACACCACCGAAGGCAAGCAGGACTTTGTCCGAAACCTGGTGGCGTACAACGTGATTCTGGAAGGGATCTGGTTCTACAGCGGGTTCATGGTCGCGTTGTCGTTCCGCCAGCGGAACCTCCTTCGTAACTTCGGTTCGTTGATTGACTGGATCGTGCGCGATGAGTCTCTGCACCTGAAGTTTGGGATGAACCTCATCCTGACGGTGCTCGAAGAGAACCCGGACCTGCAGACCGAGGAGTTTGCGGCCGAGATTCGCCAGATGATCTTGGACGGGGTGGTGATGGAAGAGCGTTACAACCACGACCTGCTGCCCAACGGCATCCTGGGGTTGAACGCGGACTACATCAACACCTATGTGAAGTACCTCGCCGACCGTCGGCTTGAGGAACTGGGATTCGAGCCGGAGTTCAACGTCAGCAACCCCGCGAAGTGGATGGCCACGGCCAATGACACCTTGCAGTTGGTGAACTTCTTCGAGGCCATCAACACCTCCTACGAGGTGGATGCCAAGGCCGGCTCATAG
- a CDS encoding Nramp family divalent metal transporter: protein MSSSTPAGRATIAPPGRGEPEARRSRGLLAIGPAFVAAVAYVDPGNIATNTAAGATYGFLLLWVVVLATLMAGPVQYLSAKLGLVTGKSLPAYVAGRVSRRARIAYWMQAEAVAIATDIAEIIGAALAMHLLFGMPLVPAGLIAGAIGMLLLAARDRLGRRFLESMCLVSLFVIGAGFVVGVLTSPPGLDDLAGGLVPALGGAETVLLAAGIVGATVMPHAVYLHSSLTAERPVDRGHLMQRLRWTRMDVGTAMILAGGINVSMLVLGATALRGVPDDSFGAAAAALTERVGDGAGTAFLVALLVSGVSSTAVGTHAGAAIMAGLLHRQVSPLVRRAVTLVPALVLLASGLEPVTVLVLSQVALALGLPFALIPLLRATCDAKLMGPWRNHRALTAVAVAIVAIVVVIDLVLVGLVVTGRG from the coding sequence ATGAGTTCATCCACCCCGGCCGGGCGGGCGACGATTGCCCCGCCCGGCCGAGGTGAACCCGAGGCGCGTCGTTCTCGAGGGCTGCTTGCTATCGGCCCAGCTTTTGTGGCGGCGGTTGCCTACGTCGACCCGGGAAACATCGCGACGAACACCGCGGCTGGGGCGACGTACGGCTTTCTCTTGCTGTGGGTCGTGGTCTTGGCGACCTTGATGGCGGGCCCGGTGCAATACCTCTCCGCAAAACTCGGTCTGGTGACAGGGAAGTCGCTCCCGGCGTATGTCGCCGGGCGAGTGTCTCGGCGAGCCCGGATTGCCTATTGGATGCAGGCCGAAGCGGTCGCCATCGCGACTGACATCGCCGAGATCATAGGCGCGGCGCTCGCGATGCACCTGCTCTTTGGGATGCCGCTCGTTCCCGCGGGCCTGATCGCGGGCGCGATCGGCATGCTGCTTCTGGCGGCCCGGGACCGGCTTGGTCGCCGGTTCCTGGAGTCGATGTGTCTGGTGTCGCTCTTCGTCATCGGAGCGGGATTTGTGGTCGGTGTGCTCACCAGCCCACCCGGGCTGGATGACCTGGCGGGCGGCCTGGTCCCCGCGCTGGGCGGCGCCGAAACCGTCCTCCTTGCAGCGGGCATTGTGGGCGCGACGGTGATGCCGCACGCGGTCTACCTGCACTCGTCTTTGACGGCTGAGCGGCCCGTTGATCGGGGTCACCTGATGCAGCGCCTCCGGTGGACGCGGATGGATGTCGGCACCGCGATGATTCTCGCCGGAGGTATCAACGTCTCGATGCTGGTGCTTGGTGCCACGGCATTGCGTGGCGTCCCCGACGACTCCTTCGGCGCCGCCGCGGCCGCACTCACCGAGCGGGTGGGCGACGGCGCTGGCACGGCGTTCTTGGTCGCGCTTCTGGTGTCGGGCGTGTCGTCGACAGCGGTGGGTACGCACGCCGGCGCCGCCATCATGGCGGGGCTTTTGCACCGGCAAGTGTCGCCGCTGGTGCGTCGCGCGGTCACCCTCGTCCCCGCGCTCGTCCTTTTGGCCTCGGGCCTGGAACCCGTCACCGTCCTGGTGCTCTCACAGGTCGCGCTCGCGCTCGGTCTACCGTTCGCGCTGATCCCGTTGCTGCGGGCGACGTGCGACGCGAAGCTCATGGGACCCTGGCGTAATCATCGGGCGCTCACGGCAGTTGCTGTCGCCATCGTCGCCATCGTCGTCGTGATCGACTTGGTGCTTGTCGGATTGGTGGTGACCGGACGTGGTTGA
- a CDS encoding acyl-CoA thioesterase, with protein MSASDTNLMGTVHGGNVMKLVDDAAGTVAARYSGGPAVTASMDEMLFLAPVRVGDVLTVNAQVNWAGRTSVEVGARVETTRWDQLSEPIHVATAYLVMVAVDQEGVPRTVPSLNPVSDEDRRRLREAEIRRTHRLARRAAIKESRNA; from the coding sequence ATGAGTGCCAGTGACACCAACCTGATGGGGACGGTGCACGGCGGCAACGTGATGAAACTGGTCGACGATGCGGCAGGGACGGTCGCGGCGCGGTACTCCGGTGGCCCCGCCGTCACGGCGTCGATGGACGAGATGTTGTTCTTGGCGCCAGTCCGGGTCGGTGACGTCCTGACAGTGAACGCGCAGGTGAACTGGGCTGGGCGGACCTCGGTCGAAGTGGGCGCCCGGGTGGAAACCACCCGGTGGGACCAGTTGAGCGAGCCGATCCATGTGGCCACGGCTTATCTGGTCATGGTCGCGGTGGATCAGGAGGGGGTTCCCCGGACAGTGCCGTCGCTGAACCCCGTCAGCGACGAGGATCGGCGACGCCTGCGGGAGGCCGAGATTCGGCGTACGCACCGCCTCGCCAGACGCGCCGCCATCAAAGAATCGCGCAACGCGTGA
- a CDS encoding SulP family inorganic anion transporter codes for MTYPTNAAPDQVRFAHEAETTSVRAALRSPKRLRIEILGGLVVALALIPEAISFSILAGVDPRVGLFASFTMAVSIAFLGGRPAMISAATGAVALVVAPIVKDHGLDYLIATVILAGVVQVVLALLGVARLMRFIPRSVMVGFVNSLAILIFMAQIPHLIDVPVAVYVLVAIGLVVLVALPRVTTAVPAPLVVVVTLAAYTMATGLDIPTVGDEGELPESLPALLIPDVPFTLDTLKIIAPYALGVAFVGLLESLLTAKLVDDITDTHSDKTREAWGQGGANIITGFFGGMGGCAMIGQTMINVKSSGARTRISTFLAGVFLLVLVVGLGDLVGQIPMAALVAVMIMVSVGTFDWHSIRPSTLKRMPWSELIVMGSTVGVVVLTSNLAIGVIVGVLAAMVVFARRVAHFTEVSPVAQADGASRTYHVRGELFFASSNDLVSQFDYVGDPELVIIDLTDSHIWDASAVAALDAITQKYASKGKRVEVVGMNDSSTSRHERLSGHLPSL; via the coding sequence GTGACCTACCCCACGAATGCCGCACCAGACCAGGTGCGATTCGCCCACGAAGCTGAAACCACCTCCGTACGTGCGGCGCTCCGCTCGCCGAAGCGACTAAGGATCGAAATCCTCGGCGGCTTGGTGGTGGCGCTCGCGCTGATCCCCGAGGCGATCTCGTTCTCGATCCTTGCCGGGGTCGACCCCCGAGTGGGGCTGTTTGCCTCGTTCACCATGGCGGTCTCGATCGCCTTCCTCGGTGGGCGTCCAGCGATGATCTCGGCCGCAACCGGTGCTGTCGCGCTTGTCGTGGCACCGATCGTCAAGGACCACGGTCTCGACTACCTGATCGCGACCGTCATCCTCGCCGGCGTGGTGCAGGTTGTTCTCGCGTTGCTCGGTGTGGCCAGATTGATGCGGTTTATCCCGCGCTCGGTCATGGTCGGCTTTGTTAACTCGTTGGCGATCCTGATCTTCATGGCACAGATCCCGCATCTCATCGATGTTCCCGTAGCGGTCTACGTGCTGGTTGCCATCGGCCTGGTGGTGCTGGTGGCGTTGCCGCGGGTCACGACGGCGGTTCCCGCACCGCTGGTGGTGGTGGTGACGCTCGCGGCCTACACGATGGCCACTGGCCTGGACATCCCCACGGTTGGCGACGAGGGCGAGTTGCCCGAAAGTCTGCCGGCGTTGCTCATCCCGGATGTTCCGTTCACGCTGGACACGCTCAAGATCATTGCGCCCTACGCGCTGGGCGTCGCCTTCGTCGGACTTCTTGAGTCGCTGTTGACGGCGAAGCTGGTCGATGACATCACGGACACTCACTCGGATAAAACCCGCGAGGCGTGGGGCCAGGGCGGCGCCAACATCATCACGGGCTTCTTCGGTGGCATGGGCGGCTGCGCCATGATCGGCCAGACGATGATCAACGTGAAGTCGTCCGGGGCGCGTACCCGGATCTCCACGTTCTTGGCCGGAGTCTTCCTGCTCGTCCTCGTGGTCGGTCTCGGTGACCTCGTGGGCCAAATTCCGATGGCCGCGCTGGTCGCGGTGATGATTATGGTGTCAGTCGGCACCTTCGACTGGCACAGCATCCGCCCGTCAACGCTGAAGCGGATGCCGTGGAGCGAGCTCATCGTGATGGGCAGCACCGTCGGGGTGGTGGTCCTGACCAGCAACCTTGCGATCGGCGTCATCGTGGGGGTGCTCGCCGCAATGGTGGTCTTCGCTCGCCGAGTCGCGCACTTCACCGAGGTCAGCCCGGTCGCTCAGGCCGATGGCGCTAGCCGGACGTATCACGTACGGGGTGAACTGTTCTTCGCGTCCAGCAATGATCTGGTGAGCCAGTTCGACTACGTCGGTGACCCCGAGTTGGTCATCATCGACCTGACCGATTCTCATATCTGGGATGCTTCAGCGGTCGCTGCGCTTGATGCGATCACGCAGAAATATGCGAGCAAAGGTAAGCGGGTCGAGGTCGTCGGCATGAACGACTCGAGCACGAGTCGGCATGAACGGCTGTCTGGTCACCTACCCAGCCTCTGA
- a CDS encoding DedA family protein, with amino-acid sequence MSVVADESGTFMGDPYVLDAINDSILELAGQPWVYAAVGGLAIFDAFIPPLPSDSVIVALAALGNGINLWWLGIVGWIGGILGDSMLFTIGRRVGTDRFRWQRTPRTARGIAWATREVRKRGGVVILTSRYVPIGRVAVMLTCGTSGMSWRRFLAFDTVACAAWSGWAVLIGTVAGELLGGRPLLAAFVGVIVALSLGFVIDRLVSRLHTSPAPEEKDTTADVYS; translated from the coding sequence GTGAGCGTTGTGGCTGACGAATCCGGAACTTTCATGGGGGACCCGTACGTGCTCGACGCCATCAACGACTCGATTCTCGAGCTGGCAGGCCAGCCTTGGGTTTATGCCGCAGTCGGCGGACTCGCGATCTTTGACGCGTTCATCCCCCCGCTCCCCAGCGACTCGGTCATCGTTGCCCTCGCCGCGCTGGGCAACGGCATCAACCTCTGGTGGCTGGGCATCGTCGGCTGGATCGGCGGCATCCTCGGAGATTCGATGCTGTTCACGATCGGGCGGCGCGTCGGGACGGATCGCTTTCGATGGCAACGCACTCCGCGCACCGCCCGCGGCATCGCCTGGGCCACCCGCGAGGTACGCAAGCGAGGCGGAGTCGTCATCCTCACCTCTCGCTACGTCCCCATCGGACGAGTCGCGGTCATGCTGACCTGCGGAACGTCTGGCATGTCTTGGCGACGATTCCTTGCCTTCGACACCGTCGCCTGCGCGGCCTGGTCAGGGTGGGCCGTACTCATCGGTACCGTCGCCGGCGAACTCCTCGGCGGGCGGCCGCTGTTGGCTGCGTTCGTTGGCGTGATCGTCGCCCTCTCCCTCGGGTTTGTGATCGACCGGCTCGTCTCCCGGCTGCACACCAGTCCCGCGCCGGAGGAGAAGGACACCACGGCTGACGTCTATAGCTGA
- a CDS encoding glutaminase, producing the protein MQTPMIDYLHQLVESVGEDGGEVASYIPELAQADPDRLAIAIATLDGEVYVAGNADDEFTIQSISKPFTYALAIADRGLESVLEHIDVEPSGDAFNEISLDPETGRPLNPMINAGAIASHALVKGDGAEGRTERILDLYSRLAGRELSIAEDVFESELSSADRNMALAYMLRTVGTLEGEPADVVRGYTRQCSASVTVRDLARMASVLAAGGRTPQGDQVLDPAVNRQVLSVMATCGMYDSAGDWLTSVGIPAKSGVAGGLMGVLPGQVGLAAFSPRLDPHGNSTRGVRLFERMNRDMGLHLMNATESGRSVWRRTVREGVPTHEIVGDLQLIESERVVRGFAEEPVGESPVIIDLDRVHTANDIARRVVLEGIRRLHVDGHDVRLVDPSGVLGTAETGSGELVRGEQARGGYVPTSFPDVASAIAG; encoded by the coding sequence ATGCAGACTCCCATGATCGATTACCTGCACCAGTTGGTTGAATCGGTTGGTGAGGACGGGGGCGAAGTCGCTTCGTACATCCCCGAGCTCGCCCAAGCCGACCCGGACCGGCTCGCCATCGCGATCGCCACGCTCGACGGCGAGGTCTATGTGGCCGGCAACGCCGACGATGAGTTCACGATCCAGTCCATCTCCAAGCCGTTCACCTACGCGCTCGCGATCGCCGACCGGGGTCTGGAGTCCGTTCTCGAGCACATCGACGTCGAGCCCTCCGGCGATGCCTTCAACGAGATCTCACTCGACCCAGAAACCGGCCGGCCCCTCAATCCGATGATCAACGCCGGCGCGATCGCCTCCCATGCACTGGTGAAGGGCGACGGTGCCGAGGGGCGCACGGAACGCATCCTGGATCTGTACAGCCGCCTAGCGGGGCGTGAGTTGTCCATCGCCGAGGACGTCTTCGAGTCCGAGCTTTCCTCCGCCGACCGCAACATGGCCCTGGCCTACATGCTGCGCACAGTCGGCACGCTCGAAGGCGAACCAGCCGACGTGGTGCGCGGCTACACCCGGCAGTGCTCGGCGTCGGTCACGGTTCGCGACCTGGCCCGCATGGCATCGGTGCTCGCTGCCGGTGGTCGGACTCCCCAGGGCGATCAGGTGCTCGACCCCGCGGTTAACCGGCAGGTGCTGAGCGTGATGGCAACGTGCGGCATGTACGACTCGGCGGGCGATTGGCTGACTTCAGTCGGCATCCCCGCCAAGAGCGGTGTTGCTGGCGGGCTCATGGGCGTACTGCCAGGGCAGGTCGGCCTGGCCGCGTTCTCGCCACGCCTCGACCCGCACGGCAACAGCACGCGCGGGGTGCGCCTCTTCGAGCGCATGAACCGTGACATGGGCTTGCACCTCATGAATGCGACCGAGTCGGGCCGCTCGGTATGGCGGCGCACCGTGCGCGAAGGCGTCCCGACGCACGAGATCGTGGGCGACTTGCAACTCATCGAGTCCGAGCGGGTGGTGCGAGGATTCGCCGAGGAACCCGTGGGTGAGTCGCCTGTCATCATCGATCTGGACCGGGTGCACACGGCAAACGACATCGCTCGACGCGTCGTGCTCGAAGGCATTCGACGCCTCCACGTCGACGGCCATGATGTGCGGCTTGTGGACCCATCGGGCGTCCTCGGTACCGCCGAGACAGGCTCCGGAGAACTCGTTCGCGGTGAGCAGGCACGCGGCGGCTATGTGCCCACCTCGTTCCCGGATGTGGCGAGCGCCATAGCTGGTTAG
- a CDS encoding helix-turn-helix domain-containing GNAT family N-acetyltransferase, with amino-acid sequence MTTTEPTRTALDVESAEKYAEWFGTLADATRVRLLHTVATSPAGALRVGDLAVQVGISQSTCSHHVRKLAEVGFVMVDKVGTSSVVSVNPSCCTGLPHAADVVMGTMAELPCCPTDLPADVTTRAMLKKDLRKVRDIYAEGITTRNATFETEVPAVSDLEDKWLNDHRWVAEFDGTVVGWAAIASVSSRACYAGVGETSVYVAESARGRGVGKSLLHRQVTEADARGLWTLQASTFPENRASIALHHAAGFQTIAVRSRIAQLDGVWRDTVLLERRRALDP; translated from the coding sequence GTGACTACCACCGAGCCCACCAGAACCGCCCTTGATGTGGAGTCTGCCGAGAAGTACGCCGAGTGGTTCGGCACCCTGGCCGACGCCACGCGCGTGCGACTGCTGCACACCGTGGCAACCAGTCCGGCTGGTGCGCTGCGAGTCGGAGACCTCGCTGTTCAGGTCGGGATCAGCCAGTCCACCTGCTCCCACCACGTCCGCAAACTGGCCGAGGTCGGCTTCGTCATGGTCGACAAAGTCGGCACCTCCAGCGTGGTGTCGGTGAACCCATCCTGCTGCACCGGCCTGCCGCACGCGGCCGACGTCGTCATGGGAACGATGGCGGAATTGCCTTGCTGCCCAACTGACCTGCCAGCCGATGTGACCACGCGAGCGATGCTCAAGAAGGACCTCAGGAAGGTACGCGACATCTACGCCGAGGGCATCACCACCCGCAACGCCACGTTCGAGACCGAAGTCCCTGCGGTCTCCGACCTCGAAGACAAATGGCTGAACGATCATCGGTGGGTCGCCGAGTTCGATGGCACCGTGGTCGGCTGGGCTGCTATCGCGTCGGTTTCGAGCCGCGCCTGCTACGCCGGGGTCGGTGAGACATCGGTCTACGTAGCCGAGTCCGCACGTGGGCGTGGAGTCGGCAAGTCCTTGCTGCACCGCCAGGTCACCGAGGCCGACGCCCGAGGACTGTGGACGCTTCAGGCCTCGACCTTTCCAGAAAACCGGGCCAGCATCGCCCTGCACCACGCGGCCGGTTTTCAGACGATCGCCGTGCGCAGCCGCATCGCCCAACTCGACGGAGTATGGCGCGACACCGTTCTGCTCGAGCGACGCCGCGCTCTCGATCCCTGA
- a CDS encoding NAD(P)-binding domain-containing protein encodes MEALPLVVIGAGPSGLAAAANAQQRGLPTVLLEAGHQASTWVREWGHIRLFSPWSELVAAAAGKVLAEAGWTAPESSSYPTGQDWADKYLQPLADALDATDEVTVRYDARVVGVTRRGRDLTVDSGRDAEPFMVQVQTATGIERVTARFVIDASGTWGGPNPLGGDGLPTIGEPAAADRITYRVPNLRDAQIRARYAGRHVVVAGTGASSQNALVELADLAKEQPGTRVSWLVRRSSASGAFGGGDNDQLVARGALGARAREAVESGAITAVTGFRTSDVTTAGDKTVTLVAFDGREVAGVDEVIAVTGFRPDLSMLSEVRLDLDPVLQVPTALAPLIDPNVHSCGTVYPHGAKELAQPEVGFYLAGMKSYGRASSFLALTGYEQVRSVVAAIDGDSAAAERVDLNLPDSGVCGGSGLFDEEDKAPQGGGGCCGS; translated from the coding sequence ATGGAGGCCTTGCCTCTGGTAGTGATCGGAGCCGGTCCGTCCGGTCTTGCCGCGGCCGCCAATGCGCAGCAGCGTGGTCTGCCGACAGTTCTGTTGGAGGCAGGTCACCAAGCGAGCACCTGGGTGCGGGAGTGGGGTCACATCCGACTGTTTTCGCCGTGGTCTGAGCTGGTCGCCGCTGCCGCGGGGAAGGTCCTCGCCGAGGCCGGTTGGACGGCCCCCGAGTCGTCGTCCTACCCCACGGGTCAGGACTGGGCGGACAAATACCTACAGCCGCTAGCCGACGCGCTTGACGCCACCGATGAGGTCACCGTGCGGTATGATGCACGCGTCGTCGGTGTCACTCGTCGAGGCCGAGACCTGACCGTCGACTCCGGTCGAGACGCCGAGCCGTTCATGGTTCAGGTCCAGACGGCTACGGGCATCGAGCGAGTCACCGCGCGGTTCGTGATTGACGCATCCGGCACCTGGGGCGGGCCGAATCCCCTTGGTGGTGACGGCCTTCCGACGATCGGCGAACCTGCTGCCGCGGACCGGATCACCTACCGGGTCCCGAACCTGCGCGATGCGCAGATCCGCGCCCGGTACGCCGGGCGGCACGTGGTCGTGGCCGGCACCGGCGCCTCGTCACAGAATGCTCTCGTTGAGCTCGCGGACCTCGCCAAGGAGCAGCCTGGCACGCGGGTGAGTTGGTTGGTGCGACGCTCCTCTGCGAGTGGCGCGTTCGGCGGTGGCGACAACGACCAGCTCGTCGCGCGCGGCGCACTAGGCGCCAGAGCACGCGAGGCGGTCGAGTCGGGAGCGATCACTGCAGTCACCGGGTTCCGCACGTCAGACGTGACGACCGCGGGCGACAAGACCGTGACCCTGGTCGCGTTCGACGGACGGGAGGTCGCCGGTGTCGACGAAGTCATCGCGGTGACCGGGTTCCGACCCGACCTGAGCATGTTGTCCGAGGTGCGCCTCGATCTCGACCCAGTCCTGCAGGTGCCGACTGCACTCGCACCGCTGATTGACCCGAACGTGCATTCCTGCGGCACTGTCTATCCGCACGGTGCCAAGGAACTCGCCCAGCCCGAGGTCGGGTTCTACCTCGCGGGCATGAAGTCCTACGGGCGAGCATCTTCATTCCTCGCCCTGACCGGGTATGAGCAGGTCCGTAGCGTCGTCGCGGCGATCGACGGCGACAGCGCGGCGGCCGAGCGGGTCGACTTGAACCTGCCGGATTCCGGGGTGTGTGGCGGTTCCGGCCTGTTCGACGAGGAGGACAAGGCACCCCAGGGCGGTGGCGGCTGTTGCGGCTCATGA
- a CDS encoding ArsR/SmtB family transcription factor has translation MVATTDERAVLELVDETCVRTPGRDLAAAEAEDLARLLKALADPVRLRFFVRLATSPDEVCVCDFPDVGVSQPTVSHHLKKLREAGLVESERRGTWVYYRPVKGALEKVGSFIPGLSTDPPPPIR, from the coding sequence ATGGTGGCGACAACAGATGAGCGGGCTGTGCTGGAGTTGGTCGACGAGACCTGTGTACGGACTCCAGGCCGCGATCTGGCGGCAGCCGAGGCGGAGGACCTGGCCCGACTCCTGAAGGCGCTGGCCGACCCGGTGCGCTTGCGGTTTTTTGTGCGCCTGGCGACCTCACCCGACGAAGTCTGCGTCTGCGACTTCCCGGACGTCGGGGTGTCGCAACCGACCGTGTCGCACCACCTGAAAAAGCTGCGCGAGGCTGGGCTGGTGGAGAGCGAACGACGCGGGACCTGGGTCTATTACCGACCCGTCAAGGGCGCACTGGAGAAGGTCGGTTCGTTCATCCCTGGCCTCTCAACAGACCCGCCACCGCCAATCCGCTGA
- the arsB gene encoding ACR3 family arsenite efflux transporter, which produces MVAAAPSDTEAIPHKLSTLDRFLPVWIGVAMLAGVLLGRLVPGLGGALSAVEVEGVSLPIAIGLLIMMYPVLAKVRYDRLDTVMGDRRLLVTSLVLNWVLGPALMFALAWIFLPDLPEYRTGLIIVGLARCIAMVIIWNDLACGDREAAAVLVAVNSVFQVLMFAVLGWFYLSVLPGWLGLEQTDLNVSAWKIAGSVLVFLGVPLLAGYLSRRLGERAKGRDWYESVFLPRIGPWALYGLLFTIVILFALQGEQITSQPGDVARIALPLLAYFALMWGGGYALGKASGMSYERTTTLAFTAAGNNFELAIAVAIATFGATSGQALAGVVGPLIEVPVLVGLVYVSLALRNRFPHEPPPRLPNR; this is translated from the coding sequence ATGGTGGCGGCCGCGCCCAGCGACACCGAGGCCATCCCGCACAAACTGTCGACGCTGGACCGGTTCTTGCCGGTATGGATCGGCGTGGCGATGCTTGCGGGGGTGCTTCTCGGACGGCTGGTGCCGGGCCTGGGTGGCGCGCTGAGTGCGGTCGAGGTCGAGGGTGTATCGCTGCCGATCGCCATTGGACTGCTCATCATGATGTACCCGGTGCTGGCCAAGGTTCGGTATGACCGCCTCGACACCGTCATGGGCGACCGGCGCCTGTTGGTGACCTCACTCGTGCTGAATTGGGTCCTGGGGCCTGCGCTGATGTTCGCCCTGGCATGGATCTTCCTGCCCGACCTGCCCGAATATCGCACGGGTCTGATCATCGTCGGCCTGGCCCGGTGTATAGCGATGGTGATCATCTGGAACGACCTCGCGTGCGGTGACAGGGAGGCCGCCGCGGTGCTGGTGGCGGTCAACTCGGTGTTCCAGGTCCTCATGTTCGCCGTGCTGGGCTGGTTCTACCTGTCGGTCCTGCCGGGCTGGCTCGGACTGGAGCAGACCGACCTCAACGTCTCGGCTTGGAAGATTGCCGGATCGGTTCTGGTCTTCCTCGGCGTCCCGCTGCTCGCCGGCTACCTGTCCCGACGCCTCGGGGAGCGAGCCAAGGGGCGAGATTGGTACGAGTCGGTCTTCCTGCCCCGCATCGGACCGTGGGCGCTCTACGGGCTGCTGTTCACCATCGTCATCCTGTTCGCGCTGCAGGGCGAACAGATCACCAGCCAGCCCGGCGACGTCGCCCGGATCGCGCTGCCGCTGTTGGCCTACTTCGCGCTCATGTGGGGTGGTGGGTATGCCCTCGGCAAGGCGAGCGGTATGTCGTACGAACGCACCACGACGCTGGCGTTCACGGCTGCCGGCAACAACTTCGAGCTCGCTATCGCGGTCGCCATCGCCACCTTCGGAGCCACCTCAGGCCAGGCTCTCGCCGGAGTGGTCGGCCCGCTCATCGAGGTCCCCGTCTTGGTCGGGCTGGTGTATGTCTCGCTCGCCCTGCGCAACCGCTTCCCTCATGAACCGCCCCCCAGGTTGCCAAACCGCTGA
- a CDS encoding arsenate reductase ArsC produces the protein MVDKPSVLFVCVHNAGRSQMAAGFLQHLSGGAVEVRSAGSEPADQVNPAAVGAMAEVGIDITSETPKILTPEAVQVSNVVITMGCGDTCPFYSGKRYEDWVLEDPAGKGVESVRPIRDEIRGRVVALLESLGVSESDVGSRRMCP, from the coding sequence ATGGTTGATAAGCCCTCCGTCTTGTTCGTATGCGTCCACAACGCTGGCCGCTCACAGATGGCTGCCGGTTTCCTGCAGCACTTGTCTGGCGGCGCCGTCGAGGTCCGCTCCGCCGGATCGGAGCCGGCCGACCAGGTCAATCCGGCCGCCGTCGGGGCCATGGCCGAGGTCGGCATCGACATCACGTCCGAGACGCCCAAGATCCTCACCCCCGAAGCGGTGCAGGTCAGCAATGTCGTCATCACCATGGGGTGCGGCGACACCTGCCCGTTCTACTCAGGCAAGCGATACGAGGACTGGGTCCTGGAAGACCCCGCGGGCAAAGGGGTGGAGTCCGTGCGACCGATCCGCGATGAGATCCGTGGTCGCGTCGTCGCGCTGCTGGAGTCGCTTGGTGTCTCGGAGTCGGATGTAGGTTCGCGGCGAATGTGCCCGTGA